The DNA sequence GTTCCACTCGGAGGCTGAAAAGGTGTTAATCACTACTTTTACGGACTCCTCAATCCAACTTCTTTGTCCCTGTTCCAAAACCATAATcactgaaaagaaggaaatgacatcCTTTGGAAGACACAGCCAAGGTTCCTGAACCAGAAACTGACACTGTTTGATGGGgacaaaaaaaagataaaaattatagtCTCACCCTaccacttttctctcctttcGGTTCTAGGAtaaatcattttccttcagtGTCACAAAGTATAACAAAGAATGATGGATGCTGTGAAAATTAGATTGGTGGGGTACACCGAGCTTTTGCTGGTAAGCAGTATATAATACAAGACTTATTTTAAAGACGCCCACAGTGACTGTTATTTGGTAGGTCTTAGAGAATAAGCTGCACAAAACTGTCAATTCAGTGCTACGTTTTCTATTTTCACACTGTAAGATACATGGTTTAACGCGGCCATGTTACAGATGCTTCTCAAAAACTCATGGGGTGAAGAGAAGACACTCTCTGACCCACTggtcaagtttatttatttatttatttaaattttattttttaaaaaatattttacttatttgacagcgcgcgcacaagcaggggaagcggcaggcagagggcgagggagaagcaggatccccattgagcagggagccccatgcggggctcatcatgacctgaaccgatggcagacacttacccgactgagccacccaggcgcccaaatttattttattttttaagtcactcAATATTAATGGAATTTCTACTGTGTTCCAAACACCCTTTTAAATTCTTTACATGCATTGCCACATTTAACCCACCGAACAAGAGCTATGCCCATTTTATAAAGAAGTGGAGTACCTGCCCTAGATTATACATCTCGTAAATGGTGTCGTCTGGACTGAAACTTAGGTCTGTTCACTGAAGCAAAATGTGCTTGGCACTGGAGAGCCATGGAGTGGAAGGCGTGGTCCCACGCCCTGTTGTGTTATTGATGGAAGGATGCACGGGCTGCGATGGGAACGCAAAGGAAGTGCCTGTTACGTTCTCCAGGGCTTCCAGGgtaaaatttaaatctttttacttAGCACATCACGACCTGGTTTCCCAACCCCCTCGCCCTTCCACCAGCCCCGCCGGGACCCAGTCACTCTTTCCGCAGAGACCAAGGATACCCGCGCTTAGACGTCTCCAGTTTGGTTTGGGAGCGAAGGGGGTTGGATTATGGCCCGAGGGACCTCGGCCTAGGACACACGTCTCCCTTCCCACCTTCGCCATATCCCGGCTCCTGACGGGGCCCCTACCGCACCTTCAATCCGTGCTCCCCGCCAATCCCGGCCCTCCCGTCCGCGCCTTCATAGAGCGGCCCTCCCGGCGCGGGGAACACGGAGCTGCCCGGACTCCAGTTGATGGCGCCGGAAGTGGTGGCGGCGGCGCGTGACGTCAGAGGAAATACCTGAAGACGCGGCCTGTGGTTGCGAGTTGTCGGGGTCGGTGCTTCACTCTTAAGGTTCCCCAACAGCCGGCGGCGGAGCGGGTGTGGGGCCGCGGGGTCCGTTCCAGGACCGAGCGGGTTTGTCCCTGCGCGCCGGGCTCCGCCGGCTGCCGTGGGGCCCCGGCTCCCCGCTGGGTGgctgggctgtgggaaccacccTCTGAGGACCCTGCCGCGTCGACCTCCAGGACCGAACCGGGGCTCCTGGAAGAAAAAGCTCTAAAATAGGGAAAGTTGCTAACTCTGCTTGAGGACCAGGCTTTTTCATCTCCGAGGATCGCCTGATCTGCACTTCAGCCGTGAGAGGTATTGGTTCCCCTCTTTACGGAGGAAGACACTCAGGCCCAGAAAGGTGAAGTCAGCTGACGGGTCATGCCGCTGGGAACTGCTAGATTTAGATTCAGAGCGAGTCAGGCTGGCGCCCTCGCCTTTTGCCTTCTGCAGGGTTCTCAACCTTTCTGTGGGTAAAGAATCCCAGGATGGAAGGTGGGGTTAGTTAACAGTTTCTAGACCACAAAATCAGTAGGTCTGGAATGGGCCTCCgaaatctgcattttcaacaGCTGTCCCTGGCATAGAACAACGTATTACTCCCCTGTGAACAGAGCAAGAACTATAGCTCATTGTGTTAGCTTTTGACGGTCTCGTTGAGAGAAAATGGAAGCTTCCTCTGCATATATTGTGGGAGTGGAGGGTTGGTATTTGACCCTGCCATTTACTCTTTTTGGGCAGATGGCAGCCTCTGTTATCTCCCTACCTATTAAATGAGAATGAATTTTATACTTATCACCTGGGGAAATTTGTCCTGGGCCCAGCGCAACTCAGAAGGTCTGCGGAAGGTCTGGAACTTGGAAAGCTAAATAAGCCATAAAATGAGCTTGTTACCTGTGAGGACTTGAAGTGTGAAGCTTTCTTAGACCAATAAAGAAATGGATTTAGGTTCAGAGCATGTGGCTTGAACCTCcctgtttttgtctctttgtaGCTGCGCTCCTATATTTGCTGTGAGCTAAAATTTTATTGGCAAAAATGTCAAATTAGTATTACTGGCcattatgagtttttttttttcaattaactgAAAACTGGAAGTTAATAAAGTTTGAATGTTAATCTACCTCCTATTGATTTCCTGAGTGACTCAGGGTGAGCCACTTAACCTTATGGTCTTCATACATGCCCACTTAGCACCATCTCCTACGATGCTTGTCACAAAGACAAACACTTGTATCCATTCTAAATCAGATCTTCTGAGACAGGCCATgggtatttttaacaagcttccagGGAAGTTTGATGTAGCCAGTTATAATGGAATACGGAAATGCCCTTGGAAACTGAGTCTGAGCCTATTTCTCAATATCCATATAGGTGAGGGAATATTACAGTTTCTTTTAGACTAATAAGACTAATGTGGTTTATGATAGATCTTACAGTTTCTTAACGTGTACTTTCTTGTGAAAGCAGCGAAAGTACTGCAagattgttggggcgcctggggggctcagtccgactcttgatcttggctcaggtcatgatctcatggtggtgagattgagccctgtatggGCTCTGCACCAGTCGTGAAGTGTGTTtaagatttcctctctccctctgtctaccccatcccccatgctctctctcaggaaaaaaaaaaaaaaaagtactataagGTTGCAAAAGATAAACATTAAAACCAGCAGTCCTAAGTGACTTAGTAGGCTCCTTGATTGAGATGTTGTGAtgacagaaattaattttatatagaaTCTCTGATTGCATTGATCTCGAAAGGATTATAATGACTCCCTTAGGTAGTCCATGCTCTCACAATCCTAACtaaaagcactttatttttttaaacagatacgTTGTGTGGTTTTAATCAGGATTGAAATCTGAAAGCTAAGAGCAGAAGCCTTTTTGGTCAACATGGAGGACAAAAGACGGCGAGCCCGAGTGCAGGGAGCCTGGGCTGGCCCCGCTAAGAGCCAGGCCGCTGCTCAGCGAGGCAAGAACTTGTGGGGGTCTTGTGTGAATGCGCTTGCATTTCAGTTGATGTGAAGAGGTTATTTAAAATGTAGCTGGTGCTTTGATTTTCTTGATGGTCATCTTTTATTGAGGGTTGAGGTTTAGTGTTCCTCATATTTGGTCACAGCTCTCAGACCTTTCAGTGTATGTAGTGGGATCTCCGACAGACTTTACTAATTAATTTCTAGGTGTCATATTGGTTATCTTCAAGTAGATTTTATTGGCCCTTGCTCCCTAGAGCAGACTTTTTGAGTCTAGTTCACGTCTGTTCTTGCTCTTGATTCAGCTGCTACTGCTCAGAGCCATCTCCACCAGAGACCTGGTCAGACATGGATGAACAAGGAGCATCATCTTGTGGACAGACAGTTTGTGTTCAGAGAACCCCAGCAGgtaaattcttatttcttctacAACACTAACAGATTTGCTTGTAAAAGCTATAGTCACATAGTAGACACTCCAATAGTGACTGAGTAAATTCACTACTAAAAGGACCATGAAAGGcctataataataatgaaatgtgGAGTATCTAGTCCTTAATATGTCTGAAGATTGTTTCTAGTCTGCTCCCAGCTGATGGGCATATATAATTCccattttggggggaaggagtTATACCATGACCAGCGCTTGGCATTGGTTGTCTGAGTTCTAATAGTCCTAAAACCATGCTGTCTTTAGTGCTAATGTAGTTGATGTCTCTGGAATTGGGTTGAAATTTTCAGCTGCTACAATGCCTGATTtcttagctttttttccccctgtggggAAAAATTATAAGAAACAGTGAAGATTCACTGTTAATAACATGGAAAAAGCTAAAAATCAGTCATCTTGCTGTAATAGTGAATGTGTAAATAAtgattaaaacttatttattggggcacctgggtggctcagtcgttaagcgtctgccttcggatcaggtcatgatcccagggcctgggatcgagccccacatcaggttccctgctctgctgggagcctgcttcttcctcttccactcccactgcttgtgttccctctctcgctggctgtctctctctctgtcaaataaataaataaaatctttaaaaaaaaagttatttcttaatatatcttctattttattttttaaaagatataatttaattgatttatttgagagagagagagcgtgcacacgcatgtgcatgactcaagagagaaagagggagaatctttcaagcacactctgcgctgagcatggagcccacagcagggctcagtcttacaaccctgagattgtgacctaagctgaaaccaagagtcgggtgtttaaccgactgtgccacctaggcgccccagtatatcttctattttaaaaaagtctcCTGGAAAGAAggtttttccagaatttttggCTGCTCTGAAAATGCattaattctacttttattttttttttcttacccacTAGCAGCTGTGAATTAGTTTTAAGAAAAGCAGACAGTGGTCTCTGGTGGTATAGTAAGAGCTTGAAATTAAAAAGGGACAGTTTTcaatttgacttatttttatcaGAAATGAGAGGATATGGTAATCCTGCACATAAGCCTTTCTGAGGATTAAGGATCATTCCAGAAGTAAAATCTTCCTGTTTCCTTGCAGGTAGTacgcagagccccagagccacGAGTGATTGAGTAAGTAATTTGCTGCCTTTCTGTATTTGTTGCCCACAGTAAAATGGAGAGCCCAGATCTTTCCCTCACCAGGTTTTCCATCTGGAAGAGACAATGGCCCAGTTACTGTCTTAATTTTAGGCTGGGATAGTTGTATCTTAGATCTCTTTAAACTTGGTCTTTTGGGAAGCCTTTCTCAATTTGCTGATGGTGTGGAAAATGCAACAAGATTTGTGTACCTTAAATTCTGACGCTGGTGCAGATTTCCTGACCCCGATTCAGTAGGGCATCTGCAGATAGTAAGctaaaatatttctaagtaaaGACAGACAGGGATTTTTCCTGAGTCATTGAAACATGgcgttttttttgtttgtttgtttgtttgtttgttttaaagatttacttatttattttagagacagagagagagcacagggaagggtagagagagagggagagaggaacttTAGCAGACTTCTCGATGAGCTTGGAgttccacatggggcttgatctcaagaccctgagattgtgacctgagctgaaaccaagaatcagatgtttaaccgactctGCCACCTAGGCTCCCTGAAACTGGCTTTTTGAGAAGACTTTAGTCAGGTAGTATTTTACTAGCAACACTTACGAAAGCTGCTCAAAATCTAGAGGACGTTAAATGTTCATATAATTGTTCCAGAGCAATTTAAATTCCTCTTATATTGATCTGTATATAAAATGTCATCTTTGTAATTTCTCTTACGTTGATCTGTAtgtaaaatattcttttccaaaattaatgaaagatgctttgtggggtgcctgagcggctcagtcagtgaagcagccaactcttgattttggctcaggtcatgatctcagggtggtgagatcgagccccacgtcaggctctgtgctcagtgggtagttggagtctgcttgagattctctccctctccttctgcccctcccactgcttgagtgctctctctctttaaaataaacaaatctttaaaaaaaagacactttgacttctcttttccttctcagttTCCATCTGATATAGGTAAATTGCCTGAAGAaagcatccttttattttaacaaattagtGTGTATACGTTATTGAACATGAACAGTCTATTAGGCTGTTCTGCTGTTTCCAGGTTGACTTGTATAGCCTAGAAAAAATTGAAACTACCAGGAATGTCATCATACTTTCAAAGAGGGTATATAGTTGTGGCCTGGCCACTAGTTAGCTATGTAACTAGTCCTTAGGTACATTAAGGCCATCTCTCTGAACtttagtttccttgtctgtaatgTTAAAGATTTGGACTGCATGATCACTTAAGGCAGAGCCTGGTGGCTCGAACAGTCTTGGATTCGTTTATGAACACCAATGTGACATTGCCTCCATTGGTGGTAAAGAGAATAAGCAAAACCATGAAACTTGTTACTAGGTACAGATGAGACATTCAGGTTGAAAAAATGGGTAGTTGTGAATATTCAAGTCAGAGCAAAGTGACAGAACTCCTTCCTGCTTGACCCCAAGGTTTGTCAGTTCTGGTTATCTAAAGTTAGCTctgttagatttttatttaatagcCAAAAATGCCACCCATATTTGAAGTGAGCCAATTTCTAAATATGGCCCAAAACATATCACACTGAAACATTGTATTCACACTTTGGGGAAACTATAGTCAACTCATCTAGAGATGTGATAAATGTAAATGACAATAACCCTGCCCACATTTTTGCTCAGAGGGACTCTCACATCTGCCTAAAAGCCCAGCTCACAGATCATGAACTACTAACTCACATGGCAGACGGTGATGTGAAAACTGTCCCTTTATGTGGTTCTCTATAACTTACCTCTGTCCAAGAAAGTCTGACACTGTTGTCTTGGTAGAGGAACCTATGCAGTCTGGGTCAGTTTTCTCGCTATGGACCTGGCCATTCTGCACTCCTGGAACACTTTTGTGCTTTTGCACATTTGATTAAATTCTAAGCTTTTACTGCCCATCTACTATGTGTGAGGCACTGGGAAACAGAACAGTAACCCATTCCTTGCCCCTCACTAGCCCACAATTTAGTAAATGAAATAGACATGTAATCAGATAAATTGCAGTCATGTATATTGTAAAACAGTAGATTTGTAATAAGGTCTAATGGAAGCACAGATGATGAGATGGTTAACATTATTTGGGTGGATCAGAGGTCAGGAAGCGTTACAGAAGGTGAGGCTGAACTGAGATTTTGAGGAATGAATTAGAATTTTCTGCCAGACTAAAGCTCGGGTGGGTTGGATTGGGGGTGCTGGATGGCAGGGAGGCATTCCGGCTTGTAGAAAAGCAGGATTAGAAATACTGTGGTGTggaccacctgggtggctcagtcagttaagcctctcccttcgactcaggtcatgatcctggggtcctgggatcaagcaccgcaacgggctctcagctcagtggggcgtctccttctccatctgccctccccctgctagtgctcgcttgtactctctcaaataattaaaatctttaaaaaaaaaaaaaagaataaaaaagaaataccatggTGTATTCAGGAGATTCCAAGCAGCAGTGGAGGGTCATGAGTGGGTGGGAGCTGTCAGGAAGTGGAGCTACGTCATGGGGACCTTGAATGCAGCGCTGAAAAGTTggtggggagcctttgaaggattttaatcagagCAGGAACCTCATTAGACGTGTATCTGAAAGCAGCAGAAGCTCAGATCCCTGAGATGTGTTTGCTATCTGTAAATACACCTATTCCAGAGTCTCCAAAGAGATGCTCTGTTTGGTACCCCTTTGTGTGATAGATTTCTGGATCATATCAGCCTGAATTATGGATGAAATATAAAGGGGTAGAATCAGAATTTATGTTATCCCAGTCTTTGTCTCCATGGCCTGATCCTGTCAGGATTCAATTCCCAGTGACAGCAATGATCTGCCACCATCTTGCCCTCCGTCTCCGTGGTGGAAGAAGGTGGGGTTATGCCTCCCTCATACTGCTTCCTCATTCTGAAATGATATTGGTGACCAGAAGTTTGGGAACTGCAAAGCACAGCTCTTGCACTGGGTGGAGTGTATTATTTGCCTGGTACTAACGagtctgttttcttaatttctgtagCAAAGAGGGTGTGTATGAAATCAGCGTGTCACCCACAGGCGTATCCAGGTAAGTGCATCCTCCCTATAAagtgactataattaatatcGAGTTATAGTCTCTTAAAATATTCTGCTCCCTTACTTGAAATAGGTAACTTCCGCCTCTGAAATTCTTGGGGAGTGTAATATCTCTTTTTATATAGCATTTCTAACTTCAGAACATTTTCACAGCCTCTCTGTCAGGTACAGTAATTATTACTTCCGTAATTTCTCAGGCGAGGAACTAAAGGCCAAAGAGATTGAGGACTTTTTCCTGGTACCACATAGTAACTTAAAATTAGAGTTGATCTACCCTCCACTTCTATGCTCTGAGTGctacattcttttattattatgttacaTTTTATGTATTACAACATTTGTTATCATATTAATCATTATTACAACATTTGTTTATATACAACATATTAAGTTATGTTAACCCTTAATCTACGTGAGTGGATTAATACCTTAATCTACATTAAGGTACGTTTTAGTAAAGTTAAAGCATATACAATTTAGGGTATAGTTGGCAttaatcattattaaaaacattttgaggggcgcctgggtggctcagttggttaagcgttcatctcttggttttggcttaggttgtgatctcagggttgcaaggtCGGGCTCaggtgcagtctgcttgagattctttctcctcctctgctgcttcccctgcttgcacatgctctctctctgtctctctctcaaacagataaaatcttttaaaaaaattttttgaaagcatCCCTGTAATGCAAGAATATACTAATTGTCAGTATAAAATaatgaagcatttaaaataaatatatcagaaCTTGCATATCTAAATAAGTTGCTTAGAAAGAGCTTCAGAACCTCCCTTTCAGAGCAAGTTTAACAGTCATGTAGGAAACTCAGTTGCATTCTTTTGGTCGCATCTCATTGTTAACCAGGCATAGCTTCAGGTGAGCTTTGgctctttcaaaaaatcaaaCACACCTTCAGAGAGTGAAGTTCTACAGAATGTTCTAAGGGCTTTGAGAACATTTCTTAAGAAGGATATCCAAAGTGATTTTGAGCTGACTTGGCATTATTGAAATAAGTGTATATTCGATGAGAGAAAGAACCCtcatttagaaatgtttattttgataCAGTCATAAATGATCACTTTCCCTACAGTTGGCTTCGTCTCAGAAGACAACCAATTGTTAAATTAACACAGGGCCAGGCATTTTATTAGTTACTCTCCTTTTCGTAGCAAGCCTATGAGGTGGCTATCATTTTTGtgttacagataagaaaaaccaaggtttagagaggttaagtaatttgtccaggGTTTCACAGCAGGTGGTGGTAGAGCAGTATTTGAAGCATATCTCTAAAAGCCCTCttgcattctttttcctttattgccTCTTTTATTGTCTTAATATGAAAGTTTATTTCACATTTGGAACATCATGACCTGGTGATAATTAGGTTCTGCTTGCCGTGAGAGATATGGTAAGATGATTTCATCTACCCATGAGGAAGCGTCCAGATTAACTTCCTCCACTAAGACTAGCCCATCTTctctgtggtcttttttttttttttaagattttatttattttgagagagagagtgtgtgtgtgcgcgcgagtggggggagaggcagagggagagagagaatctcaagcagactccacactgagtgaggagcccctgacacggggcttgagcccaggaccccaagatcatgacctgtgccgaaatcaagagtcagacacttagctgattgagccacccaggcgcccctcttttctgtgttctttagTTAATAATGGTTCTTTCTGCATCAAGGGTGTGTTTGTATCCTGGCTTTATTGACTTAAAAGAAGCCAGCTGGGTATTGGAACAGCTTTGTGAGGTCGTTCCCTGGAAACAGAGGACCGGCATCAGAGATGGTAAGTAGATGTCTGAGATCACACTTGTTGCTGCCTGGTCTCCCTTTCTAGAATGTTTTCTGATACCGTTGCCCCTTTTACCTCGCCCAGTTGTAATTAAACAGATTTAAAACCTAACAGAGACCCTAAGGATGAGCAAGGATTTGCCAGTGAaaagggacagggaagaggattccaggcagaagaaacggCAGGTGCAGGCTCTGCGATCAGAGCCATCAGGGCAGGAGCATGGAGGTGGGAATTCAAGGAACCGAAGGAGCTTTGGTTTGGCTGAACTGTGGTTGATACCTCTCTTCTTGAGTTTGTTCATTACCTTTATTACTTTAAATAGTGCTGTTTTCCTCTTTATAGAAACTTccagagcttttctttttctgattctgtTTGGCATATGTTCTTTTATGATCCTTATTACCagctttttattctcattttagttTCACTAGAAGAGTCCAGTGTCCTTTAGTTTCAGCATCTGTACTGTCCTGAGCTGGTAAAGATTACCTGACTTGGAACCAGCTCCTCTGTGGGCATCTACAAGCCAACAGTATCTGCTATACCAGAGGTGGCCACTGGAGGACGTCTTTGCTCTAGCATAAAATTTCCTTTCTGGCACCCTGAGTGAATTCACATTTTCTGTAGAGAAAGAGGTGCAAAGTATACTGGCTTCATTTTTGTGACTCAGACATCAGAATAGGAGTCCGCTTTTTTTCCTGACTCCCAGAGTTTCCATGGCAGGGCTTTTGGTGGCCAGCTTGGCCTTGATTGCTGGCTTTGTCATTCAAAGTAATTGTTAATTTTAAGCAACTTATAGTTAAGTAGTTTTTCAATTCTtggttttctaatctgtaaaacggactaataataatacctaccttgtaAGGttgttgtgataattaaatgagatactgcatGATAAGTGCTTGGCAGAATGACTGGTACATAGTAAACCTTCAGTGAATGTTAGCTGCCTTTATCATTATTGTTCTTATTATAGCAGTTGATGTCAATTGTGAGGAAAAATAGAAGATCTATGGATAACTCCCTTCTATATAAATTGGACATCAAAAACTTTTGACTGCAATCAGCCTCGTGCTATGGTTGGTCAGAACCCTTTCTTAAAATCAAAAGGTGGCACATGGATGAACAGTTTGTCTTGTTTCTTGTATGCATGTTGGTGCCACAGATTCCTGCCTACAAGGGTTCAGACTCCATAACCTGCTTTTTTTTGGCCCTCCCTAATCTGAACTGTTCTGCAGTGTGACTCCACTCTTACTGATGTCCTCACTGACACAAACAGGTCACAcatattctcacctcagagcctttgctgATATGGTTTCTGCCAACATACCTTCTCTTGTCCTCTTTCTTTGAGCTCTTACccattctactcctgaaatcccATGTCCTCTAAGAACGTGGAACCCTGGGTCAGAGCCCATCATTACTCTGCCTTTGTATTTCTCAAAGTTTCTTGCACATTGCATGGCACTCAGTAGGCACACCTTAAATAGCATCAAACCGTTTCAAAGgccctgtattttctttcttagatgTAACTTACAAGCAACCAAGACTTACAGCATGGTATGGAGAACTTCCTTACACTTATTCAAGAATCACTATGGAACCAAATCCTCACGTATGTTGGAATATTGTTGTTGGTATGGTTTTATAGACTATATACTATAAATGTAGAGTGCTGTAAAATACCAGTATATTACCTTGCAGCGTTGCATGATGGTTCCTAGTTCCAAAAATCTTCTGGGTTCAAACACTGAGTCTTTGCGCTTACCATTCTCGATGTGTTTTTTGATCTAGAGATGAACTCTgatgatgagaaaaaaattggAGCTAGAATGAACTGGAACCAGGCTCAAGGATTTCGGGAAAATGAACCATTTCCTCAaatcttcccctttccccagctctTCTGGCCGTAGCCTTCTGTGCACACCCTGGTACACGTTTGCTCTGGAGCCAAATTCTTACGACTGGCCAGTGAGGTCACAacatctctttccatttctcaggCTCTTTTGCCATTTGTGAAAAAAATCTGGTGTTTTTCGTGTTGACTTTGTACTCATTCTGTGGCTGCAGTTCTTAGACTTCGGAAATCTTATCATGGCTTTGGCTTATTTCTACTGTtactcttgtttttaaaaatttccatgaCGGTAGACAAGGAGATTCTAGTATATAAATTAAGCTTGTCCAAAGGATGGAGTTAAGGTCCAAGAAATAGCTCCTTGTTTAGTTCCTGGAATCTTGCCTTTGGCAAATAATTTTATGCTTTATTGAACGAGACTTTGAAGAAAATGGAGTTTCGCTTATGACattgaaataaacagaaatatggCACATTTTAGAGCTTCTAGTAATTTGTAATAATAAACTCCCACTTGACTAAAGTGTTCAGGGACAAAATATTgacaggggtgggagtggggacatGGCTTTTTCACGTAAGAAGATAGCTGCATGCTTTTGTTTGTAGGGCTGCATTTAGAATGTGACCCAGGGAAGTGC is a window from the Ursus arctos isolate Adak ecotype North America unplaced genomic scaffold, UrsArc2.0 scaffold_23, whole genome shotgun sequence genome containing:
- the ALKBH3 gene encoding alpha-ketoglutarate-dependent dioxygenase alkB homolog 3 isoform X1 translates to MEDKRRRARVQGAWAGPAKSQAAAQRAATAQSHLHQRPGQTWMNKEHHLVDRQFVFREPQQVVRRAPEPRVIDKEGVYEISVSPTGVSRVCLYPGFIDLKEASWVLEQLCEVVPWKQRTGIRDDVTYKQPRLTAWYGELPYTYSRITMEPNPHWHPVLRSLKDQIEENTGHTFNSLLCNLYRNEKDSVDWHSDDEPSLGRCPVIASLSFGATRTFEMRRKPPPEENGDYTYVERVKIPLDHGTLLIMEGATQADWQHRVPKEYHSREPRINLTFRTVYPDPGGAHW